A portion of the Carassius carassius chromosome 42, fCarCar2.1, whole genome shotgun sequence genome contains these proteins:
- the LOC132124338 gene encoding histone H1.0-like, with amino-acid sequence MAETAATPASKPKKTKGSKKATSHPKYSEMIKAAIAGDRSRGGASRQSIQKYVKNHYKVGDNADSQIKLALKRLVVSGLLRHTKGIGASGSFKLAKAEDAKKPEKPKPAPVKAKKPAKAAAKPKKAPKPKKVAKSPAKPKKAAEKKVKKAAEKKKKSPVKAKKVVKKAKAAKPAKTSKAKKVKTAKPKPKTAARRTGKKK; translated from the coding sequence ATGGCTGAGACTGCTGCTACCCCCGCATCCAAGCCCAAGAAGACGAAAGGCTCAAAGAAAGCGACGTCGCATCCCAAATACTCCGAGATGATCAAAGCGGCGATCGCAGGCGACCGGAGCCGCGGCGGCGCGTCGCGTCAGTCCATCCAGAAGTACGTGAAGAACCACTACAAGGTGGGAGACAACGCCGACTCCCAGATCAAACTCGCCCTGAAGCGCCTGGTGGTCAGCGGGCTTCTGCGTCACACCAAGGGCATCGGAGCCTCGGGCTCCTTCAAACTGGCCAAAGCCGAGGACGCCAAGAAGCCAGAGAAACCCAAACCAGCACCCGTGAAAGCCAAGAAGCCTGCCAAAGCCGCAGCCAAGCCCAAGAAAGCCCCCAAGCCCAAGAAAGTGGCGAAATCTCCCGCGAAACCTAAGAAAGCCGCCGAGAAGAAAGTGAAGAAGGCtgcggagaagaagaagaaatcgcCTGTCAAAGCTAAGAAAGTTGTGAAGAAGGCGAAGGCGGCCAAACCTGCCAAGACGAGCAAAGCCAAGAAGGTGAAAACGGCGAAACCCAAACCCAAAACAGCGGCCAGGAGGACGGGCAAAAAGAAGTGA